From a region of the Halomonas sp. HL-93 genome:
- a CDS encoding MBL fold metallo-hydrolase has protein sequence MRTFAFSPSTGAGTPDVAGFFDPRTFSIQYVVSDPATKECAIIDPVLDFDEKSGATATFSADTLLAYIKQQGLSVAWVLDTHPHADHFSAAQYLKEKTGAPTAIGQHVTKVQTLWKEIYNWPEMPTDGRQWDTLFAEGDTFQIGELGGRVMFSPGHTLASVTYVIGDSAFVHDTLFQPDFGTARADFPGGDAKALWHSIQQILTLPDDTRLFTGHDYMPDGREPQWQSSVAEQQAHNPHLVGKSEGDYVALRHQRDSELPMPKLILHALQVNTRGGRLPEPEANGKRYLKIPLDALAGAAWD, from the coding sequence ATGAGGACCTTTGCGTTTTCCCCAAGCACAGGTGCAGGCACGCCGGACGTCGCTGGTTTTTTTGATCCGCGCACCTTTAGTATTCAATACGTGGTCAGCGACCCCGCCACCAAGGAGTGCGCGATTATCGACCCGGTATTGGATTTTGATGAGAAATCCGGCGCGACGGCCACCTTTAGCGCTGACACCCTGCTGGCTTATATCAAGCAGCAAGGGCTGTCGGTGGCCTGGGTTCTGGACACCCATCCCCATGCCGATCATTTCTCGGCAGCGCAGTACCTGAAAGAAAAAACCGGCGCTCCAACGGCCATTGGTCAGCACGTCACCAAAGTGCAGACGCTGTGGAAGGAGATATACAACTGGCCGGAAATGCCAACCGACGGCCGCCAGTGGGACACGCTGTTTGCCGAGGGTGATACCTTTCAGATCGGTGAGCTGGGTGGCCGGGTGATGTTCTCGCCGGGCCACACGCTGGCCTCAGTCACCTATGTGATTGGCGATAGTGCCTTCGTGCACGACACCCTGTTCCAGCCGGACTTCGGTACCGCACGGGCGGACTTCCCCGGCGGCGATGCCAAGGCCTTATGGCACTCCATCCAGCAAATCCTCACGCTGCCCGACGACACGCGCCTGTTCACCGGCCACGACTACATGCCGGATGGCCGCGAGCCCCAGTGGCAAAGCAGCGTCGCCGAGCAGCAGGCGCACAACCCACACCTGGTGGGTAAAAGCGAAGGCGACTACGTGGCGCTTCGCCACCAGCGCGATAGCGAACTGCCGATGCCCAAGCTGATTCTTCACGCACTGCAGGTGAATACCCGCGGCGGGCGACTGCCCGAGCCCGAAGCCAACGGCAAACGCTATCTCAAGATTCCTCTGGATGCCCTGGCAGGCGCCGCCTGGGATTAA
- a CDS encoding DUF1653 domain-containing protein, whose protein sequence is MIVPTPGIYRHYKGSLYEVLGTAQHSETEEPLVVYRALYGDYGLWVRPLEMFTENVIREGYNQPRFALEKAF, encoded by the coding sequence ATGATCGTTCCTACCCCCGGTATTTATCGCCATTACAAAGGTAGCCTTTACGAAGTACTCGGTACCGCCCAGCACAGCGAAACCGAGGAACCTCTGGTGGTCTATCGCGCCCTCTACGGCGACTACGGCCTCTGGGTGCGCCCGCTTGAGATGTTCACTGAAAATGTGATTAGAGAGGGCTACAACCAGCCGCGTTTTGCGCTGGAGAAGGCCTTTTAA
- the tcdA gene encoding tRNA cyclic N6-threonylcarbamoyladenosine(37) synthase TcdA, protein MSSADYDFRFGGIRRLYGQRAADAFRHAHVVVVGVGGVGSWTVEALARSGIGKLTLIDLDDVCVSNVNRQLHALDDTIGQPKVDVLAERCRLIAPEIEIVADTAFVTPTNLAERIPADVDHVVDAIDSVVAKAALIAWCKRRKIPITVTGAAGGQTDPTRIQVADLTRTEHDPLLSKVRSRLRRDYGFSRNPKRRFSVECVYSDEQLVYPSGDGEVCLQKPGSGDVTRLDCASGFGAATFLTGTFGFVAASKVLERLAKKAAQPAKQKEAL, encoded by the coding sequence ATGTCGTCTGCGGATTACGATTTTCGCTTTGGCGGGATTCGCCGCCTCTATGGGCAGCGTGCCGCGGACGCCTTTCGTCATGCCCATGTGGTGGTGGTCGGCGTTGGGGGCGTGGGGAGCTGGACGGTCGAGGCGCTGGCGCGCTCGGGCATCGGCAAACTGACGCTGATCGACTTGGATGATGTCTGCGTGTCCAACGTCAACCGACAGCTCCATGCACTGGATGACACCATTGGCCAGCCCAAGGTCGATGTACTGGCCGAGCGTTGCCGTTTGATTGCCCCAGAGATTGAGATCGTTGCCGATACCGCCTTTGTGACGCCCACCAACCTCGCCGAGCGCATCCCCGCCGACGTCGACCACGTGGTGGATGCCATCGACAGCGTGGTCGCCAAGGCAGCGCTGATCGCCTGGTGTAAAAGGCGCAAAATTCCCATTACCGTAACGGGGGCTGCCGGTGGGCAAACCGACCCTACGCGCATTCAGGTAGCGGATCTCACCCGCACCGAGCACGACCCGCTGTTATCCAAAGTGCGCTCGCGGCTGCGCCGTGATTACGGCTTTTCCCGCAACCCCAAGCGGCGCTTCTCGGTCGAGTGCGTCTATTCTGACGAGCAGTTGGTCTACCCCAGCGGCGACGGTGAAGTTTGCCTGCAGAAGCCCGGCAGCGGCGATGTCACCCGGTTGGACTGTGCCTCGGGTTTTGGCGCTGCCACCTTTTTAACCGGCACCTTTGGTTTTGTCGCCGCTTCAAAGGTGCTAGAGCGGCTCGCCAAAAAAGCCGCCCAGCCCGCCAAGCAAAAGGAAGCCTTATGA
- a CDS encoding pseudouridine synthase, translated as MTPLNILYQDEHLVAVHKPSGLLVHRSALARGETEFLLQRLRNQIGKRVYPVHRLDRPTSGVMVFGLSSEVAALLSDAFSERQVDKRYLAVVRGKAPEQARLDYPLREEDGTRPKAEMPAMPAMTDIRRLDSVELPVQVDRYPVARYSLVEARPLTGRRHQIRRHLSRRGYPIIGDAKHGKSVHNHFFAEQLSAPRLLMAATYLAFDHPLFDKRIQLSCALDDTMVALFDHLGWSGHLPLDSVRTPPIGTPSALLT; from the coding sequence ATGACGCCACTCAACATCCTCTATCAGGATGAGCATCTCGTTGCAGTGCATAAGCCCTCAGGGCTTTTGGTGCATCGCTCGGCGCTGGCGCGTGGTGAAACCGAATTTTTGCTTCAGCGGTTGCGCAATCAAATCGGCAAACGGGTGTACCCGGTGCATCGATTAGATCGGCCTACCTCGGGTGTGATGGTGTTTGGCTTGTCCTCTGAAGTCGCTGCTCTGCTGAGCGACGCGTTCAGCGAACGCCAGGTAGACAAGCGCTACCTGGCGGTAGTCCGCGGCAAAGCCCCTGAGCAAGCACGCCTGGACTACCCGCTGCGCGAAGAGGACGGCACACGGCCCAAGGCGGAAATGCCCGCCATGCCAGCGATGACCGACATCCGCCGCTTGGATAGCGTCGAGCTGCCGGTGCAGGTCGATCGCTACCCGGTGGCACGCTACTCGCTGGTGGAAGCGCGCCCGCTGACCGGGCGACGCCATCAGATTCGTCGCCACCTTTCACGGCGGGGCTACCCCATCATTGGAGATGCCAAGCACGGCAAGAGCGTGCATAACCACTTTTTTGCAGAGCAGCTTAGCGCCCCTCGGTTACTGATGGCGGCCACTTATCTGGCCTTTGACCATCCGCTGTTCGACAAGCGCATCCAACTTAGTTGCGCGCTGGACGACACCATGGTGGCGCTGTTCGATCATCTCGGCTGGTCCGGTCATTTGCCGCTGGACAGCGTGCGCACCCCGCCCATCGGTACACCATCCGCCCTTTTAACCTGA
- the sodC gene encoding superoxide dismutase family protein: MRYMTSLGCITASLLLAASVQADDSMEVEIHKVSADGVEESIGSIKLEDSEHGLLLTPDLSDLDAGVYGFHVHKNPSCEPQENDSGHMTAALYAGGHYDPEETDSHEGPYGEGHLGDLPVLTVDEDGNATLPVLAPRLTLDDIEGRSIMIHEGGDNYSDDPKELGGGGSRMACGIVESSESSDDEE; the protein is encoded by the coding sequence ATGCGCTATATGACATCGCTCGGTTGTATCACTGCTTCACTGCTGCTTGCAGCCTCGGTGCAAGCAGATGACAGTATGGAGGTTGAGATACATAAAGTGAGTGCCGATGGCGTTGAGGAATCTATCGGCAGCATTAAACTGGAGGATAGCGAGCACGGCCTGCTGTTAACGCCTGACCTTAGCGACCTGGACGCCGGTGTGTATGGCTTTCATGTGCATAAGAACCCAAGCTGCGAGCCTCAGGAAAATGATAGCGGCCACATGACCGCCGCGCTTTATGCCGGAGGCCACTACGACCCAGAAGAAACAGACAGCCATGAAGGACCTTACGGCGAAGGCCATTTGGGTGATTTGCCAGTACTCACCGTAGATGAAGACGGCAATGCGACCCTTCCTGTGCTCGCCCCTCGTCTTACCCTGGACGATATAGAAGGACGCAGCATTATGATTCATGAGGGTGGAGACAACTACTCGGATGACCCCAAAGAGCTTGGCGGTGGTGGCAGCCGCATGGCATGCGGCATAGTGGAGTCATCAGAGTCCTCTGATGATGAAGAGTAA
- the bfr gene encoding bacterioferritin translates to MKGDPKVIQHLNIALGNELVAINQYFLHAKMYKDWGLKALAKWEYDESIEEMQHADKLIERILFLEGIPNLQDLGKLHIGENVKEMLESDLKIEHDGRNDYIEAITYCESVKDYVTRDLLRDLLADEEDHIDHIETELGLIDKVGIQNYMQRQMQMAGDE, encoded by the coding sequence ATGAAAGGTGATCCGAAAGTAATCCAGCATCTCAATATCGCCCTTGGCAACGAGCTGGTCGCCATCAATCAATACTTTTTGCATGCCAAAATGTATAAGGATTGGGGCTTGAAGGCGCTCGCCAAATGGGAATACGACGAGTCCATCGAAGAGATGCAGCATGCTGATAAGCTTATCGAGCGCATCCTATTTCTCGAAGGTATTCCTAACCTGCAGGATCTGGGCAAGCTGCACATCGGTGAAAACGTCAAGGAGATGCTTGAGAGCGATTTGAAAATCGAGCACGATGGCCGTAATGACTATATCGAAGCCATTACCTATTGCGAGAGCGTTAAAGATTACGTGACCCGCGACTTGCTGCGTGATCTGCTCGCCGACGAAGAAGATCATATCGACCATATCGAAACTGAGCTTGGTCTGATCGATAAGGTGGGTATTCAGAACTACATGCAGCGCCAAATGCAGATGGCAGGCGACGAGTAA
- a CDS encoding (2Fe-2S)-binding protein translates to MYVCVCKGVTDHQIRQQVSDGARSWQEVREATGCATQCGKCACFAKSLTREAVHEARLEANMDLAYAV, encoded by the coding sequence ATGTACGTGTGTGTGTGCAAGGGAGTAACCGACCATCAGATTCGCCAGCAGGTGAGCGACGGAGCGCGCAGCTGGCAGGAAGTGCGCGAAGCTACTGGCTGTGCCACACAGTGCGGCAAATGCGCTTGTTTCGCGAAATCCCTCACTCGTGAAGCGGTCCATGAGGCTCGCTTAGAAGCCAATATGGATTTAGCGTACGCCGTGTGA
- a CDS encoding RDD family protein, with product MAKQRFHQPANTQPAGLGPRLGAMLYDGLLLAAIWIAVTVAHLAFFRFVLDQEAEAIGTTGVDIWSLRLLLVLFTTLFFAFFWQRGGMTLGMQAWRLRVQTNQGTAISFKQSLVRCLTAWMSLAALGIGYWWVLFDKQRRSWPDIASNTQIVRLPKY from the coding sequence ATGGCTAAGCAGCGTTTTCACCAGCCAGCGAATACGCAGCCCGCCGGGTTGGGGCCGCGCCTGGGGGCGATGCTCTACGATGGCCTGCTGCTTGCGGCGATCTGGATCGCCGTGACCGTCGCTCATCTGGCGTTTTTCAGATTCGTGCTGGACCAAGAAGCCGAAGCGATTGGTACCACAGGCGTCGATATCTGGAGCCTTCGGCTATTGTTGGTGCTGTTTACCACGCTATTTTTTGCGTTTTTCTGGCAGCGAGGCGGTATGACGCTGGGTATGCAGGCGTGGCGTCTGCGGGTACAGACCAACCAAGGAACCGCCATCTCATTCAAACAAAGCCTGGTACGCTGCCTGACGGCTTGGATGTCCTTGGCGGCGCTAGGAATCGGCTATTGGTGGGTATTGTTCGATAAGCAGCGTCGCAGCTGGCCGGATATTGCTTCCAATACGCAGATCGTTAGGTTGCCAAAATATTAA
- the lptG gene encoding LPS export ABC transporter permease LptG, translating into MLNVLTVTDRLDRYIARNVLAAIVVVQFVLLGLDITIAYIDDLGDVQEGYTALDAFLYLLMRTPWRFYQYAPVAVLIGALIGLGSMASSNELTVMRAAGRSLARIVWSVMKPVLLVVVVVLMVAEYVSPRTEQYAEAWQLEKMQGEGAMLTSRSGWQVEDDSVYRFGAIRADNVVLDLTRYRFDEERLVEATYARRANWNDGAWQLEDVATTRIFDDRTESERADTQHWETDFTPLQLERLLRSVESQAPSELWEYARFLEDQGMQTDQPLLYFWQKILMPLTMGSLVLIAASFVFGPLRTVAAGTRVFYGVVTGLVFKYVQDLLAPASTLFGFSPVWAVLVPTLACAVVGVYFLRRNG; encoded by the coding sequence ATGCTAAATGTGCTAACAGTCACCGATCGTCTCGACCGCTATATCGCTCGCAACGTGCTAGCAGCAATCGTAGTGGTGCAATTTGTCCTCTTGGGGTTGGATATTACGATTGCCTATATCGATGATTTGGGCGATGTCCAAGAGGGCTATACCGCACTCGATGCCTTTCTTTATCTACTTATGCGCACGCCCTGGCGGTTTTATCAATACGCCCCGGTCGCGGTGCTGATCGGGGCGCTGATTGGTCTGGGCAGCATGGCGTCCAGCAATGAATTGACCGTGATGCGCGCCGCGGGCCGCTCGCTGGCGCGAATCGTCTGGAGCGTGATGAAGCCTGTGCTGCTGGTGGTCGTGGTGGTGCTGATGGTGGCGGAGTATGTCAGCCCGCGTACGGAGCAATACGCCGAAGCTTGGCAGCTCGAAAAAATGCAGGGTGAGGGGGCCATGCTGACAAGCCGCAGTGGCTGGCAGGTCGAGGACGACAGCGTCTACCGCTTTGGGGCCATCCGGGCGGATAACGTGGTCCTCGACCTGACCCGCTATCGCTTTGACGAGGAGCGACTGGTCGAGGCCACCTACGCGCGCCGTGCCAACTGGAACGATGGCGCCTGGCAGCTTGAGGATGTAGCCACCACACGGATCTTTGATGATCGCACCGAGTCCGAGCGAGCCGACACTCAGCATTGGGAAACCGACTTTACCCCGCTTCAGCTGGAACGCCTGCTGCGCTCGGTGGAAAGCCAGGCACCCAGTGAACTATGGGAATACGCCCGTTTCCTGGAAGATCAGGGCATGCAGACAGACCAACCGCTGCTGTATTTCTGGCAAAAAATACTGATGCCGCTGACCATGGGCTCGCTGGTGTTGATTGCCGCGTCGTTCGTGTTCGGCCCATTGCGCACCGTGGCGGCGGGCACCCGGGTGTTTTACGGCGTGGTGACCGGGCTGGTGTTCAAGTACGTCCAGGACCTGCTGGCCCCGGCGTCGACCCTGTTTGGTTTCTCTCCCGTGTGGGCCGTTCTAGTGCCCACCCTTGCGTGTGCGGTGGTGGGCGTCTATTTCTTGCGACGTAACGGCTAA
- the lptF gene encoding LPS export ABC transporter permease LptF encodes MILFRYLTREVLLTMSAVAGILLLVIMGSRFIRYFSDAAEGDFPVNILGSLMVYHLPGFMELILPLAFFLGILLAYGQLYMNSEITVMVACGISPTRLLRVTLLPATAVAVLVGLCSLWLTPAGALQTAAIIEEQESRLDVSVLAPGRFQEFGGGRTAYISGFNDDGSEMQDVLIHEQRGPGDDAEHDYVTRAKSGYQETRMETGSRFLVLRDGERYGVTPGQRNAERLTFERYTLRLGLSRDRQELDSLEYATTAALWQDDNDRAQAQWQWRAGLPLMVFILAIMAQPLSRVNPRQGRFAKLLPAIFLYVAYLSLLLAAVDAVGSGAWSSTLGIWPVHGVFLVLGLLLIWQSQRKGMR; translated from the coding sequence TTGATATTATTCCGCTATTTAACCCGCGAAGTATTGCTCACCATGTCCGCTGTGGCGGGCATTTTGCTGTTGGTGATCATGGGCAGCCGCTTCATCCGCTATTTTTCGGACGCCGCGGAGGGCGATTTTCCGGTCAACATCCTTGGCAGCTTAATGGTCTACCACCTGCCTGGCTTCATGGAGTTGATTCTTCCGCTAGCGTTTTTCCTAGGCATATTGCTGGCTTACGGGCAGTTATATATGAACAGCGAAATCACCGTGATGGTGGCCTGCGGCATCAGCCCTACACGACTGTTGCGGGTAACGTTGCTGCCTGCAACGGCGGTGGCGGTGTTGGTTGGCCTGTGCAGCCTTTGGCTGACGCCGGCCGGGGCATTGCAAACCGCCGCCATTATAGAAGAACAGGAGAGCCGGTTGGACGTTTCGGTGCTGGCACCCGGTCGCTTTCAGGAATTTGGCGGTGGGCGTACCGCTTATATCAGTGGTTTTAATGATGACGGCAGCGAAATGCAGGATGTCCTGATTCACGAACAGCGCGGGCCTGGCGACGATGCCGAACACGATTATGTGACGCGCGCCAAGTCGGGCTATCAAGAAACGCGCATGGAAACCGGTAGCCGCTTCCTCGTTCTGCGTGATGGCGAGCGATACGGCGTGACGCCAGGGCAGCGTAATGCTGAACGACTGACATTTGAGCGCTACACGTTGCGTTTGGGCTTGAGCCGCGATCGCCAAGAACTGGACTCATTGGAGTACGCCACGACAGCGGCACTGTGGCAAGACGATAACGATCGTGCCCAGGCGCAATGGCAGTGGCGGGCCGGGTTGCCGTTAATGGTTTTTATACTGGCGATCATGGCGCAGCCGTTGTCCCGCGTGAATCCTAGACAGGGACGTTTCGCCAAGCTGCTGCCCGCCATCTTTTTGTACGTTGCGTACTTGAGTTTATTGCTGGCAGCTGTCGATGCGGTGGGCAGTGGTGCTTGGTCTAGTACCTTGGGTATATGGCCCGTTCATGGGGTGTTTTTAGTCCTAGGCTTATTGCTGATCTGGCAGTCGCAACGCAAGGGGATGCGCTGA
- a CDS encoding leucyl aminopeptidase yields MEFSVQTANPAKIETACLVVPVYKDGDLLPAVAKLDDASEQLIGQLVARGDVDASLASVQLLPYAPGLGAERLLLVGLGEREKCHEAAYLKALDAAMTALIKLPIDDASVMLTDVPLADRDTGWKARKVLESIERAGYRFDQFKRQPAPAASLTHLTLMISSAADADAAQQGASYGSAIGQGINYTRTLGNLPGNVCTPSYLADQAEQLGRESKGALAVDILDEEALAELGAGALLSVGRGSREPTRLIVMNYQGADNADEAPHVLIGKGITFDTGGISLKPGEGMDEMKFDMGGAASVFGTVKALLAIKPKLNLVFIVAAAENMPDGAATKPGDIITTLKGLTVEVLNTDAEGRLVLCDALTYAERFKPASVVDIATLTGAAIVALGHHATGLLSNDDDLALDLLDAGDAAWDRAWHLPLWDEYQEQLDSNFADLANIGGRPAGTITAACFLSRFADRFPWAHLDIAGTAWHSGKQKGATGRPVGLLTQYLLDRENDAQVENGDD; encoded by the coding sequence ATGGAATTTTCCGTTCAAACGGCCAACCCGGCCAAAATAGAAACGGCCTGCCTTGTTGTCCCCGTCTATAAAGACGGCGATTTACTGCCTGCCGTGGCCAAGCTCGACGATGCCAGCGAGCAGTTGATTGGCCAGCTCGTGGCCCGTGGCGACGTCGATGCCAGTCTTGCGAGCGTACAGCTACTGCCCTATGCCCCAGGCCTGGGAGCCGAACGCCTGCTATTAGTTGGCCTTGGCGAGCGCGAAAAATGTCATGAAGCAGCGTATTTAAAAGCGCTGGATGCTGCCATGACCGCGCTCATCAAACTGCCCATCGACGACGCCAGTGTCATGCTGACCGACGTACCGCTGGCCGACCGCGATACGGGCTGGAAAGCACGCAAAGTGCTCGAAAGCATCGAGCGCGCGGGCTACCGATTCGATCAGTTCAAACGCCAACCAGCGCCTGCCGCTAGCCTAACGCACTTGACCCTAATGATCAGCAGCGCCGCCGACGCAGACGCTGCCCAGCAAGGCGCCAGCTATGGCAGCGCCATCGGCCAGGGCATCAACTATACGCGCACCCTGGGAAATTTGCCGGGTAATGTGTGCACGCCAAGCTACTTAGCCGATCAGGCGGAACAGCTAGGGCGCGAATCAAAAGGCGCGCTGGCCGTCGACATTCTTGACGAAGAAGCGCTCGCCGAATTAGGCGCTGGCGCACTGCTGTCAGTCGGCCGTGGTAGCCGCGAGCCGACCCGCCTGATCGTCATGAACTATCAAGGGGCCGACAACGCTGACGAGGCCCCCCACGTATTGATCGGCAAAGGCATCACCTTCGACACCGGCGGCATTTCGCTCAAGCCCGGCGAGGGCATGGACGAAATGAAGTTCGATATGGGCGGTGCGGCCAGCGTGTTCGGCACCGTTAAAGCGCTACTGGCGATCAAGCCCAAGCTCAACTTGGTGTTTATCGTCGCTGCCGCGGAAAACATGCCGGACGGTGCCGCCACCAAACCTGGCGATATCATTACTACCCTGAAAGGCCTCACCGTTGAAGTGCTCAACACCGATGCCGAAGGCCGACTGGTGCTGTGCGATGCGCTGACCTACGCCGAGCGCTTCAAGCCAGCCAGCGTGGTCGATATCGCCACGCTCACCGGGGCGGCCATCGTTGCGCTTGGCCACCACGCCACCGGCTTGCTGTCCAACGATGACGACCTGGCGCTGGATCTGCTCGACGCCGGCGATGCCGCCTGGGATCGCGCCTGGCACCTGCCGCTATGGGACGAGTACCAGGAGCAGCTGGACTCCAACTTCGCCGACCTGGCCAATATCGGCGGCCGCCCGGCGGGCACGATTACCGCGGCGTGTTTCCTGTCGCGCTTTGCCGACCGTTTCCCCTGGGCACACCTGGACATTGCCGGCACCGCCTGGCATTCCGGCAAGCAGAAAGGCGCCACCGGGCGCCCTGTCGGCCTGCTTACCCAATATCTGCTGGACCGGGAAAACGACGCCCAGGTTGAAAATGGCGACGACTAG
- a CDS encoding branched-chain amino acid aminotransferase, which produces MPTASSDTHFEALPSNQPTADEIRDNILKNPGFGQYFTDHMAHVRWTVDAEWHGHQVRPYGPLTLDPAASVLHYGQEIFEGIKAYRHADGSVWTFRPEKNAERFRRSARRLALPELSDEDFIGSLKALLAQDHAWVPTPSSDADECSLYLRPFMIASEAFLGVRPAHEVDYYVIASPAAAYFKGGIEPVSIWLSSHYKRAAPGGTGFAKCGGNYAASLAAQKEAAAHDCSQVAFLDAAENKWIEELGGMNLFFVFKDGRLVTPRLTDTILEGVTRNSVLTLAKDEGLSPEERPISIDEWREGAASGEITEVFACGTAAVITPVGELVSEDERIRLTAGGNNDVAKRLRTKLLDLQYGRSDDTYGWLTQLA; this is translated from the coding sequence GTGCCCACTGCAAGTTCTGATACGCACTTCGAAGCCCTGCCGTCCAACCAGCCGACGGCCGACGAGATTCGCGACAACATTCTGAAAAATCCCGGCTTCGGGCAATATTTCACCGATCACATGGCGCACGTCCGCTGGACGGTCGACGCCGAGTGGCATGGTCATCAGGTCCGCCCTTATGGCCCCTTGACCCTCGATCCTGCCGCCTCGGTGCTGCACTACGGTCAGGAGATTTTTGAAGGCATCAAGGCCTACCGCCATGCCGACGGCTCGGTCTGGACGTTCCGGCCGGAGAAAAACGCCGAGCGCTTTCGGCGCAGCGCCCGCCGCCTGGCGCTGCCCGAGCTTTCCGATGAGGATTTCATCGGCTCGCTGAAAGCCCTGCTCGCCCAGGACCACGCCTGGGTGCCGACGCCGTCGAGCGACGCCGACGAGTGCAGCCTCTACCTGCGCCCGTTCATGATCGCCTCGGAAGCCTTTCTCGGCGTACGCCCGGCCCACGAAGTGGATTACTACGTGATTGCCTCGCCAGCGGCGGCGTATTTCAAGGGCGGCATAGAGCCGGTGTCGATCTGGCTGTCGTCGCATTACAAGCGCGCCGCCCCTGGCGGTACCGGCTTCGCCAAATGCGGCGGCAATTACGCAGCGTCGCTTGCCGCGCAAAAGGAAGCCGCCGCCCACGACTGCAGCCAGGTGGCGTTTTTGGATGCCGCCGAGAATAAGTGGATCGAAGAGCTGGGCGGCATGAATCTGTTCTTTGTCTTCAAGGATGGCCGCCTGGTCACCCCGCGCCTGACCGACACCATTCTCGAAGGCGTTACCCGCAATTCCGTGCTGACGCTGGCCAAAGACGAGGGCTTAAGCCCGGAAGAGCGCCCCATCAGCATCGACGAGTGGCGTGAAGGCGCGGCGTCCGGTGAGATTACCGAAGTGTTCGCCTGCGGCACCGCGGCGGTGATCACCCCGGTGGGCGAGCTGGTCAGCGAGGACGAGCGTATTCGTCTCACGGCGGGGGGCAATAACGACGTGGCCAAGCGCCTGCGCACCAAGCTGCTCGACCTGCAATACGGACGCAGCGACGATACATACGGCTGGCTGACCCAGCTGGCCTAA
- a CDS encoding DNA polymerase III subunit chi — protein MARIDFYILPDSTLEARLQFACKLAETIYRKGYRLHLHCEDKPLAEQADEALWGFRGDAYLPHALEDSDMAESVPITLGWQQLPMPTEETALLNLHPDIPEGVERFARIAEIINQHQQVLVAKRACWQRYKELGHEVVPHKLG, from the coding sequence ATGGCGCGCATTGACTTTTATATCCTGCCGGACAGCACGCTGGAGGCACGCCTGCAGTTTGCCTGCAAGCTGGCCGAAACCATCTACCGCAAGGGCTATCGGCTGCATCTCCACTGCGAAGATAAACCCCTCGCCGAGCAGGCCGACGAGGCGCTGTGGGGCTTTCGCGGTGACGCCTACCTGCCCCACGCGCTGGAAGACAGCGACATGGCTGAGAGCGTACCGATTACGCTCGGCTGGCAGCAGTTACCAATGCCCACTGAGGAGACCGCGCTGCTTAACCTGCACCCGGATATTCCCGAGGGCGTTGAACGCTTTGCGCGCATTGCCGAAATCATTAATCAGCACCAGCAGGTGCTGGTCGCCAAACGCGCCTGCTGGCAGCGCTATAAAGAACTCGGCCATGAGGTCGTGCCGCATAAGCTGGGGTGA
- a CDS encoding Spy/CpxP family protein refolding chaperone, which produces MQLTKLFVPAVAAMAFSVPAMAQQQMGGGGMGGGTPSVDDQVSQLDEMLDLDDGQKEELSSLMTQMQDENSAKEEEARELQQQLGEKVQPDYDEASIRADAERLGELTAEMTANSVIMQSQIEGVFTPEQRDELEEAMAQQQEQMQQMQEQMQEQGGQQGQGQGQGQGEDALQ; this is translated from the coding sequence ATGCAATTAACCAAGCTTTTCGTTCCGGCAGTCGCCGCAATGGCGTTCAGTGTTCCCGCCATGGCCCAGCAACAAATGGGTGGAGGCGGTATGGGCGGCGGCACCCCCAGTGTCGATGACCAGGTGAGCCAACTTGACGAAATGTTGGATCTGGATGATGGGCAGAAAGAGGAACTCAGCAGCCTTATGACCCAGATGCAAGATGAAAACAGTGCCAAGGAAGAGGAAGCCCGAGAGCTGCAGCAGCAACTCGGCGAGAAGGTTCAGCCCGATTATGATGAAGCGTCCATTCGCGCGGATGCGGAGCGTCTTGGTGAGCTAACGGCTGAGATGACCGCGAATAGCGTCATCATGCAGTCCCAGATCGAAGGCGTGTTCACTCCAGAACAGCGCGATGAACTGGAAGAGGCCATGGCTCAGCAGCAGGAGCAAATGCAACAGATGCAGGAGCAAATGCAGGAACAGGGAGGCCAACAAGGCCAAGGCCAGGGTCAAGGCCAAGGTGAAGACGCACTGCAGTGA